AGGCGGAATTGTTTTTGCGCACGGGCCTCCGATTAAGTGAGCGCTCACTGCGCAATGGAAAGCTTAACGGCACATGTTTTTTGTGGATTTGAACGGAAGAAATTATTAGTTTCGGACCGTGGTTAACGAGCAAGCGATGGCGGTGGGAAGAATCGTGCAAAATCGATATCCAACGTGCTGTTCCATTCTCTTGATCGCTCTCGTATCCCAAACACAGGGGCTGGTCCGATAGACGTCTCATCAGATGTACGAGAGGTTTTCTTTTTCACTGCCAGATCGTTGCCGGACTCTGTTGAAAATCATATTGGGCACGATACTCGTCTGCGTTGCCACTTGTTTGCGAATTCCGGCTTCGGCAAAGCGAAGAATTTCGCGATGGCTTCGGTTTACGTTTGCGAGGGCCGCAAATGCGCTCGATGCCTTCCCGGATGACAGTCTCCCAAGGTGCGTTCTTTTTGTTTCTTTGCGGCCACACGCAAGGGAAACCAGGCTGGCCCAAGCCGCGCGCATCGCGGGTTGGGAACCTATTCTCATCTATGCAGGAGGAGACTTGAAATATGATGCGAACAAGTACTTTCGGTTGCACGCTAGAGCTGGAGGTCTATTCCGGTTGCTTTGGGTCACATGGTACTTCCAGGGCCCCTTGATTCACGTCTTCGCGCCGGACGGCGCTCAGGCATACCTGTTGTGCAAAGCAAAAGCCGGGCGATTGCTCCTGGACATTAACGACACCTGCATGAGCCATCTGCTGAACATCAACCCGCGCATCTGGCACTTTTGTGAGCGAGAGGCGATTCGAACTGCCGACGGAATGACACACCGCGACCTCCGCGTAAAATATCTCCACAAGCTTTATGGATATTCGCTCCCACGCCACAATATTCTCATTCAAGATCCACCGACAGAGGTCAGTCCTCTTCAAAGCAAAGTCAAAATAGAAGGCGACATTCATGTCGTCTCCTCGGGCTATTTGGGCATTGGAGAAAACACGATTCTGCGCACTGTCAGGGCTCTTTGCGCAAATCGCATACATGTCCACCTCTACACCATGCCTCTTCAACGCAAGGACGATCCCGAGATGAGGGTCTACGGCGAGCTGCAGGAAGAGACGGAATATTTTCATTGGGAGGAACCAGTCTATGGCGAAATCTACTGGGAACGTCTGAGCTCTTGCGATTTCGGTCTGACAACTTACGAGCCATTCGTGTTTGGAGAAAGGGTGACCTTATGTACCGTGGACGCGGTGCAAGGCTGCGCCTCTTCGCGCCTCATGGACTACGTGCAAGCGGGATTGGGGATCATCATTCCGCCCGGAGTAGCGTTTCAGTGGTTTTTGGCGCGTCGATATGCCAGTGTCGCCGTGCCGCTTACGCGCGAGTTTCTAAGTAATCCCCGTCCGGTTTTGGAGTCCGCGCTGCGAAAAAGGGCGCAATCCAAGAAAAAAAATCTTTCGACGATTTCAGTTCAAGGGGCCGCGCCCCGTTTGGGCAGGTTTTACTCGGAGGTTTTAGAGGCAGCTCTCACTCAAGGATGAGCGAAATCCGCGATCAATGCGCGCTGCGAAAAGTTCGTTCGTGCCACTTTACCATGCGATTAAGCCCTTCGTGAAATTCTATCTTCCACACAAAGTCGTCCCCCAATGCGGCTATGAGAAGCTTGCTGTCGGCGCTTTTGATAAAGCGCCCTTCAGGTTTGGTCCGGTCGAAAACGATTTCAGGTTCCAAGCCGACTATTGCTGCGATCCGTTTGACGAGGCTTTTCACTGAGACGGTTTCTTCGCGTCCGATGTTGACTGGCCGTTCGAAGTAACCATTTTCCACGAGTTGCATCATCGCCCGGGCACAGTCCAAGGCATGGACATAGTTCCGTCTCTGGTTGCCGGAGCCCCAGACGACGATGGGGTTTTCTTTGTCGAGTATTTTTTTTGTGAGCATTGGAATGGCCTGTGAATAGTCGCCCACCCATGTGTAATGTTCGCCGTAGATGTTGAACGGTCTCACGACCGTTATCGGAATGCCGGTTTCCTTCTGATAAATGACGGCCTTTTGTTCCAGAATGCGTTTGGCCCAGCCGTAACCCCAATTGACGCGCTCAGGTTCACCCGCGACTGGCTGACAGTCCGGCATCGGCGTCGGCCCGTCGTCGGGATAGATGCAGCTGGAACTGACGACCAGCGCATGCTTGGGGCGGTGGCAAGCAATGGCGTCAAGGACGTTGGTGTTCACGAGGTCGTTGAACCGAAACATTTCAAAGTTATTCTTCTGGCTGAATCCAACCCCGTAGGCCCGCGAGGCCAGGTGAAACACGTACTCGCAATCCTTCAGAGCTCCGACGGCTTGCTTCGGATTCGCCAGGTCCATTTTCCGATATTCCACGCGGGACCGTAACTGATCGATGTATGCCCAGGACCCTTTCGATTCGTCGTCAATCAGGATTACTTTCGCGCCGGTCGAGCAAAGTTCCTCGCAGAGGAAAGACCCGATCAACCCAAGACCACCCGTAACTCCGACCGCCTTGTCTCTGTAAAAGGAATTCATGTCCGTTAAGAAAATCCTGCCACAATCCCTAAATCAAGTTGTAACTCGTGCAGGGTGGATTCCGGAGATAGCGCGGGCAACGTTATTCGGCCCGGCGAACTGATTCATTTGAATACTGAATAACGCTGCCGGCCAGTGAGGAACCCTCGCAGCGTTCCGACGGCGCCCACAACAAACAAGGTCGGATTCAGCAGAACCATCACCAGCACTTTCGGCGATCTGATTCTCCAGGTTTCGATGTGAGTCAGGTTGGTAAGTACGAACAAGAGTAAGGCTCCGGTTTTCGGCGCAAATGGCAGCAGGAGGAGAAGTGGATAAATGAATTTGACGAGATGATGGGTCCAATTCCCCGCGTATGGAGCACGCCTGAGTTGAAATCCCCATTTGCGGAACAAGGCGCCAAACGATTCGGCCAACAAGAATTGTTTTTTTATCACCGCCATACAGCTCGTTCCCCGGGGTTGCTTGTGCAGGTGCAGAACGCGCGTTTTGACAATACGGACCTCGCCTTGTTGACTGAGATGCATATAGAGGTCCTGGTCCTGTCCGCAATAGCGGAATGTTTCGATGTCGTAACCGCCCACCTTTCGAAAAACTTCGATCCGTATCAGGTCCAGTTTATCACTGATTCCCTGCCTTATTTCACCGACCCATCTCGCCATCATCACCTTTCCCCAAAAATCATATTCCTCCCAAATTTCCTTTGGAAGCGTCACCGTTGCCGTCACTGCAACTCGATTTGCTGTCAAGGCGCTGAACATCTCCTCAAGCGAACACTCGTTTTCAGGGAGGCAATCCTGCGAAGTGTTGAGGAGATAATCCCCCGTCGCTTGTTGAGCACCCAGGTTGAAATCCCACCCGTATGCGATGTCCTCGGGGTTCACAATATGTTTCACCCCGGGTGGGAGGGCCTTCAGAGGCTCGGGGTTACTGTCAACCACGATAATCTCATGCGGTTTGAGCGTTTGCTCATTCAGCTTCCGAACCAAGCGATCAAGGTCGCCCGATTTGCCGAACACCGGGATAATGACGGATACTTTCGGCCGAGACTCTGTAGACATGATGACGTCGTCGGTGGCATGTACATTCTCCCAAGATGCTTGGCAAAGTATATCTTCACCTGCATCACCCGACAACCAGTCGCGCCCTGTCCGTCTGTCTTCAACGGATTGCCTAAATTGAAACGGTCTATCACACAAGGCTGCGGATTACGGAGAAGGAAACGGGCTGATGGTTCCCATGGTTGTAGGCCAACTGCCCTCAGTTGGCGCAAGACAGACGCAGCGCCCGGTAAGGGTCCCGGGCCTACGGAACAAGTCGTCGTGAGAGCCGCGGATTACGGGGACCGAACCATCTGATCGGCAGCGAACCAATTGAACCGCAGATCACGTGGAAGAAAACGTGCATCGCGCATGCAGGCCCGATGCCCTCATCGGGCGAAGGAACAGCAGATTACACAGATTAAGGTTGGCTGAAGGTTGGTGTTGTTTTAGGCCGACTGTCCCCAGTCGGCGCGAGACAGACTCAGCGCCCGGTAAGGGTACTGGGCCGACATCATCGGACACACGGACGTTGTGGGGTCGCAGGCCGGGTCCCCCGACCCGGCGTCTGTGTCCGCCCGGTGGGGGCGCCGGGCCTTCAGACACGCACCGGTATTAGCCGCAGTTTCATAGAAGACAACGGCATGTCCGTTGCTATTGCCTGCGGCGTTATTGGCGGGGCGAAAATAACGGCATTTTGACGTCCGAAATGTCTTGTTTTGCAAAAGCCGTTCTGATAGATGAAGCGACAATACGCGGGCTAAAAATGGATGGAGGGCAGTGGGGTATCCAAACAAAAGTTTTATTATGCGACTGAAGAATTCACTCAGCTTCGGAGTGGTGATTGCTGTACTCAACTTTTTCACCGGCGCGCTTCACGCTCAATCCCTCATTGACCTCGACTTTCGAGGCGACTCGAACAATGTGAAGTCGGGATTTGCGGCGACCGGGAAAACCACGAACGATTATTGGAACGTGGTTTCATTCCCGTGGCAGAACTTGGGCACGGTCGAAAACTTGAAGGACGCTGACGGAACTGACACCACTGTCAGCGCCACCCTCGCGAACGGCGGAGGCTAT
Above is a window of Candidatus Angelobacter sp. DNA encoding:
- a CDS encoding NAD-dependent epimerase/dehydratase family protein, which encodes MNSFYRDKAVGVTGGLGLIGSFLCEELCSTGAKVILIDDESKGSWAYIDQLRSRVEYRKMDLANPKQAVGALKDCEYVFHLASRAYGVGFSQKNNFEMFRFNDLVNTNVLDAIACHRPKHALVVSSSCIYPDDGPTPMPDCQPVAGEPERVNWGYGWAKRILEQKAVIYQKETGIPITVVRPFNIYGEHYTWVGDYSQAIPMLTKKILDKENPIVVWGSGNQRRNYVHALDCARAMMQLVENGYFERPVNIGREETVSVKSLVKRIAAIVGLEPEIVFDRTKPEGRFIKSADSKLLIAALGDDFVWKIEFHEGLNRMVKWHERTFRSAH
- a CDS encoding glycosyltransferase family 2 protein is translated as MCDRPFQFRQSVEDRRTGRDWLSGDAGEDILCQASWENVHATDDVIMSTESRPKVSVIIPVFGKSGDLDRLVRKLNEQTLKPHEIIVVDSNPEPLKALPPGVKHIVNPEDIAYGWDFNLGAQQATGDYLLNTSQDCLPENECSLEEMFSALTANRVAVTATVTLPKEIWEEYDFWGKVMMARWVGEIRQGISDKLDLIRIEVFRKVGGYDIETFRYCGQDQDLYMHLSQQGEVRIVKTRVLHLHKQPRGTSCMAVIKKQFLLAESFGALFRKWGFQLRRAPYAGNWTHHLVKFIYPLLLLLPFAPKTGALLLFVLTNLTHIETWRIRSPKVLVMVLLNPTLFVVGAVGTLRGFLTGRQRYSVFK